The genomic stretch AGTGTATCCCAAGATATTTCCATGATGCTGGTGGAtcaaaagctggacatgagctggcaatgtgtgcttgcagcccagaaagccaactgtatcctgggctgcatcaagagacgtgtggccagcaggtcgagggaggtgactctgcccctctactctgctctcatgagatcccccctgcagtgctgtgtccagctctgggggcaccagtaCAGGGAgcacatggacctgttggagcgggtccagaggaggccacaaaatgatcaggggctggaacacctcccctgtgagggcaggctgagagagttgggggtgttcagcctggagaagagaaggctctggggaaaccttatagcagccttccagtacttaaaggggttaCAGGAAAGGTGGTGGAAAAAcattttaccagggcctgtagagataggacaagggataatggttttaaactaaaagagggcagattcagactaaaaataaggaagaaattttttgcgGTGGGAccggtgagacactggcacatgttgtctagagaagctgtggctgccccctccctggcagtgttcaaggccaggctggacggggatTTGGACAAcccggtctagtggaaggtgtccctgcccatggcagggggttggaactagatgatctttaaggtcctttccaacccaaagcattctatgattctgtgctTGTTCACCAGGACCAAGGAAGTAGGACTGTCTTCTGGCTGACTTGCTTTTATGAGCACCACACAATATTCAGTCATCTCTTCAGGCATGACAGGATGGTTGTTGCTCTTCAGGGCTTGTTGGAATGTGAAGTGGCTCTTCatttaggggttggaatgggctgcccagggaggtggtggagtccccatccctggaggggtttaagagtcgggttgacatagcgctgagggatctggtgtagttgggaactgttaatgttgggttgatggttggactgggtgatcttcaaggtcttttccaacctagacgattctgtgaaaagcaatgCTAAATGCTGCAAGGGGCTGTGAGGAGTAATGTGTTGCTTTTGCTGTGTCAGTGAAGGTCCTGTTAGTACCTATTAGAGTGTGAAAATCATGCTAACTCATCTCTTCCAGAAAGAAGATATAGAGGTGACACTTCTACCAGCTGGTCACTGTCCAGGATCAGTCATGTACGTCCTTTTAGAACTCTAAATGCCTCTTGACAAATTTGTCCTGTAAAGTTCTCACTaagtactgggtttttttctaactaGAAAAAGCTAGTGAATTTAAAACCCTTATTTGGAGATAATACTTCTTCCTTAATAATATTTCTTATGTATGACATTAAAAAGAAGGTGCTCAGCTTCCTGGTACATGTCCCTGATAGATTCCTTTGGCTGCAACAGACAGATAGCATACCTCACAGAGTCTTTTGTCCTCAACTCTGATCAGCCTAGGCACAGTCTGAGTTACTGGGTTTATCTGAAATTACTCCAGGACCAAATTGAGCCCAGTATTTCGATTACATTATACATTGTTGAGTTTGACCAAAGTGTTTCTGTTTGTAGGTTTTTGTTTGAAGGTGAAAATGGCACTGTGCTGTATACAGGGGATTTCAGGCTTGCAAAAGGAGAAGCAGCCAGAATGGAGCTTTTGCATTCAGGGACCAGGTGAGACTTCAGCTATTCATGGAatttagaaagaataaaagatCACACAGGCATGGATGCTTCAGAAATAGGGAATCATTTTTTAGTCTGGATTACATCTATATGCAGTCAAGCAATACTGCAGTTACAAGCCCCTTTGACTTGCTCTTTGTAATAAAGAGGAAGAATTGCCTCCTTTTGAAGACAGAGGAAGTGGTCTGTCTTAGTACTGTGATGCACCGCTCACTCATATCACATTTTCCTCCTTCAGAGTAAAAGACATCCAGAGTGTGTATTTGGACACCACTTTCTGTGATCCCAAATTTTATCATATACCAAGCCGGGTAAGTCTAAATAAGCTGTGAGAGAAAAGGTCCTTAAAGCTGCTAATTAATTAACCACTCCTTTACTAGGTAAGTCTTGCAAGGCAATGCCATTTTGCATTGCCAGATCACAACACTTTGGAAGTATCTTCAAAGATGATTCACAACATTTCCTAAACTTTTTAGGAGGAATGTTTAAATGGGATCTTAGAGTTGGTGCGAAGCTGGACCTCACTGACTCGCTATCATGTTGTGTGGCTGAATTGCAAAGCTGCTTATGGATATGAATATTTATTCATAAACCTCAGTGAGGAACTTGGAATCAAGGTAAAGTTTCTATAATTGTTGCTTTAGAACAGTAATGATTGTGGCCAGTCACCAAGCTGGAAATGGCTGTTCAGAGGACTGCTGTGTGTGAAAGATGTGCCTGCTTTCATTAACTTCTCTTAAAAAGCTATGGTTGTGCTCAAAATGAGTTAACTAGTTGACTGCAGCCTGGAACATCTGGGATCTCTGGGGAGAAGTTAATCACCAGTTTTCAAGCTCAGTGTTTACCTCTCTCCCTTTTATCTTGTGAATGATAAAAGCTTTCTCATTACGTATGACATTAATAGTTAGCTGATAAATTCTGACTTTCTTTGATGAATATTCATCCCTCTTCAGCACAAGAGGTATGTTCCGCTTGTTCCAGATGTCCCAAGTTACTTTTGGCTAACACTTCCCCTCAACATTACTAGTGGGTAGTGATTGTTTAAATGCCTAGGAGCATTTGTTGAGAGCTGAACCACATCTGTATAGTGGCTCCAGCTGCAGTCTGACAAACACATTGGCTAGTTAAGAATAAACTGCCTTTCTCTAGGTGCACGTGAACAAACTTGATATGTTCAGAAACATGCCAGAAATCCTCTACCATGTTACTACAGACCGACACACTCAGATTCATGCCTGCAGACATCCTCGGGTGTGTATCATTTTGCAAAGCCTTTGCTAACTTTTCTGTGAAAGACTGGTTATAGGTGCTGATGTTTGGGTCCTGTTGTGCTATCAAAGACTTTGGCCAAATGGTGGCTTAGTGTAAAGAGTGAGAACTTTAGTTAGTGGGttgaaggctttttttaaaaaaggaaaaaaaggaaaaaatatattagctGATGCTAGAAATAGTTGAagattgtatttttaaatgaagtaagACAAGCAGCAGATCAGATCAGCCAGGTGTTTATCCATTTAAGTAtatcagcagcagctcagatgATGCCTCCTGCAGCCATGCACTGTGTGCTGTAGTGTTTGGCCTTCCCTGTCCAGAATGTCTGTCAAGCTGAAGGCTCCAGCTTTGGAGGAGTGCAGGTAGAACTGGAGGTGACATGTTGGGGCCTTGGTCTCTGATTTACTTTGTCAGCTGCACTATGGAAGCAAgatacaacaacaaaaagtgtTTCAAAGGAGTTGGGAGAGATGAAAACTTAGTCTGGCTAGATACTATGTTGCTCattttctggggggaaaaaggtCATGATTACAATGGTATTGCGTTTGACAGGATGATGAGTACTTCCGAGGGAACAGACTGCCCTGTGGGATGACTTGCCGAAATGGAACTCCCTTGCACATCATCAGCATCAAACCCTCCACTATGTGGTTTGGAGAAAGGATCAAGAAAACCAATGTAATAGTGAGGTGAGCATTTAGACCATGCAGAAACCTGTTGTTTCAGGTGCATATCTTGCCTGACACTTGTATAACGGAATCTCAAAAAGGACTTTTTAGGAGTAGGTTATGCTTGCCTGCAGTTAACTAATTTTTGTGCCGCTTCTTTTCTTTAGGACTGGGGAGAGTACATACagagcttgtttttctttccactcttCATACAGCGAGGTTTGTATATTTGTAGTACTGAATGTAcatggatttaaaaaattaaagggGTTTTAATTATTTTGGAGTGGATGACGTGACTTgtcacaataaaaaaaatgtcttcattaatAAGACATAAGGGGATAGGAAGTTCTGCAtgctgaagacagaaaagttTGGTTTAATATAGATGCAGAAGAGCATGTTAAGGTAGGGCAGGATTACTagccgttttttttttttttccctcgaaGTATAGGTCACTGCTACAATTGTTTTGACTGCCTCTCTTTTAAATTATTGTGTAACTATGCAATGCTTGGAGCTTGGAATTTTAGTTTTCAATACATTGTTTATCTGCTGTGACTCAGTTTTGGGTGGGtttgctgccttttccctgcCCACACATTTAAACCAGATTATCTCACGTCATTGCTGCCACTGTCTTTCTGTGTTAATGACTGGAAGGAAATTGGTCATGGCAGCATCCTCGCCAGAATCACACTTTCATTTAATATGACTGGATCCAGTTCTTAAAATACTCCTCTCTCCtaagaaacagaactgaaactgGATCAGTGCTAACAATTAACCTGTTACAAAGCCTTGCACGTAGAACATGGAGATTATTCAGAACCCTAGAAAGACAGACCTGTTTTTAAGATCCTGGATGAGTTTTAATTTGCTCTGCCATGCAGAATTTTAAATGGAGATACTAGCGTAGTACATACAACATGGCAGCTTTTCTGGCAGAACACGGGGATAGTGTATTGTAACAGTCTCATACCTCTACATGCAGAACCAGATGGGTCCTACTGGTCTGTATAGATAGGAGTGTAATATGCAAACTTGCGGGTGTTTTCAGTGCTCAGCAGGAGTGGAGTgtcccaaactggacacaattcTTCAAGAAATTTACTGTCTTGAGAGCATTTAGAAGACAACAGAGTAAGGCTTGGAAAAAGTGACGTGTTTTGTCGTAATGGGCTTGTATAGTGGACTGAAGGGAGGCTTTAGGAAAAGCCTTTGGGGAAGGGAATAGGTATGCCTTCTGCACAACTAGGGACTTGAAGTCCAGTAAGAAAGATGCAGGTCTGAAAACTACGGCGGTAAGGACAGCAAAGCACTGGATCACAGCCCTAGGAACAGGTCTGCCTAGCCTTGTCCTTGAGATAGTGATGGTCTGTGTAGCAGTTGGGAATTGCTGTGAGGTTGTTAGGTGAGACCGAGTTCTCAGCATCCTTTCAGACCTGTTTTTTCTTAGAGCTACCCACTTTGATAGTTTGGCTCCTGGGTCATACTGGTCTTTACATGAGACAACTGGTAGTACTTGGGGTAGGTGTGCTTTGATCAGTGCCACCATTAAGTGAAAATATTAATTGTTGATGTAACTTGTTAAACTGCTTCATTTCTTCAATTTAGATTAAGGATTTCCTGAGCTATATCTGTCCTGTGAATGTGTATCCCAATGTCCTGCCCGTCGGTAGGACAGAAAACGAAGTTATGGAAATGTAAGTGAGAAGTGGCTGCTGAATGGAGGTGATAAAATCTCTGTAAGGACAACTCCCCTCCTGAATCCCAGCCTCTCAAGCAGGCCACTGCCTTTTGCTTTACTAGTCTGataattcaaaatttttttctatattcagCCCTGCAAACTTGAGCTTTCTGAAGAACACCTCTATGTTGTGCTAAGTCTGAGAGTTTGCCTTCCACACACTACTTCTATGTATAGAGGCTTTTCTGCTGTTAAACACTGCTTGGGTGGAATCTGAATACGCATTCATCTCACTTTATTCTGTGACCTATTTCTGTTTGTCATTGCTACTTCTCAGAAGTTTCTTTTAAAGAGAGTTTCTCTGGGGACTTGAACTCCTCCCTGTGCAGCATCACAGAGGCCTGTTCTCTTGTGCAGCAGCTTGGAAAGCGCTTTTACGGAACAGAGCAGTGGTGTCACTCAGGGAACAAAATGAGAACTTGTTTCTttgtgcctcctcctcctcaataCGAAAGGAGATACAATTATCAATAAAACTGCTGTCAGATTTTGAACCCTGTCATCTTCTGTAAGCAAGGGACTGAAAGTTTTCAAATGGTGTACATATTTTACGGTTAATATATAGGAATGACAGATTTTTACCTTTAAACTGACTTAAGCTCACCAAGGAATTAAGAACTTTTCCTTACCTATTGCTGCCTTTGCTTCAATACTTTTATTGCAGTGCCTGTGAAGAGCATGAAGCATGTATACATAGGTCATGTTAAAAGACTGACTTTTTCTCCTGAAAGTATCTATTGAGTTCTAAATACTAATCTCCTCATTCACCTCAGATTAAAGCCATTATGCAGGTCATACAGGAGAAATGTGGAACCCAGGTACAAGCCTTTAGGAACACTGAAGAGAGTCCACAAGAGAGACTTATCTGATACAGGTAAAGGTTCTGCTGGTGCTACTGTGCCTTAAATGAAAGTCTGAGACTAAGCAGAGGTGCCAAAAGCCATGGTGTTCACCATAGCCTGTCTGTGTTCAAAGCAACAGTTTCAAAGGAGAAATATAAATTAGGTTTTAGGAAGGTGAGGGAGCACTAATTGTGTAAAAGTGCACTTGTTTGCAATCTTAAAATGTACTCAATGCTCAACAGCCCTTTTAAGTTTCTGGAAGAGTCCCATCCCACAGTCCTAGACCATCCCTAGTAAAGGTTTTTCTAACTTTACTTGTATCACCTCCTGTGTTGTGGAGGGCAGTGATGTGTTGGTGGAACTGCTCCTCGTCATTATCTCACACTGTTGGCTTTTTAGCACCTACTAGCTTTTTTAACTTAGAATGGTAAATGGATGCTGTACGTAGCCTCTGGAAAGCCATTTGGGAACCAGAAGACAACTTTGGGCCTGCTACATTCTCTTTGGCTATTTCTGAAGTGCCAAGTATGCAAGGGTGATGTAGTTCTGGCAAAACATGTCAGAGGCCCGaataaatgtgtgtgtttctgcTGTAGCTTACGTGGCGGATGGCAGCTAGCAGCTTTCCTTGGAAGCACTGTGCTAGACAAGGCAAGGCAAATGCTGTCAGTAATGTCCTGCTAAGTCTCCATCTGGGTTAAagaacttttttctctctttatactaaatgaatttttattaaaacttgCTCTCAGCGAAATTTTAGCAGAGATGTGAACTTTTCTtagtgttggattttttttctgttcttttcttgaCAGATGAAGATGATCTCTTTGATTCAGAATTAACTTCTGCAAGGCCCAAGATtccaaaacagcagagaaaagagagCAGACCCTCCAGCACAGGACAATCTGAAAATGCTGAAGGGAACATTAATGTAACCAACGTCACAGAAAGTTCCAAAGCAATCACAACTTACACCTCCCACACGGTAGACTTCATGGACTGTGAGGAAtcaaatgatgatgatgatgaagaagaaTCTGAAAACAATACAGTACCAGTTATTTCCTGTGAGCCAGCTGCCACTTCCACCTCAAATTTCAACGGAGTAACTAGTGACCATCCGGAGTCTAGTGCCGATGTCCCCCGCTGGGATGCATTTTTTAAGTGTAACAACCTAGAAGAAAGCTCAGAAAATGAGGACAACTTCCCATCTTCAGCAGATGCTGGTGGGTCCCAGTCACTCTTCAGTGATTCGGATGGAGTAAGCGACTCCACACACATCTCCTCCCAAAATTCTTCTCAGTCAACACACATATCCGAGcaggggagccagggctgggacAGCCAAATGGACACAGTACTCATTACCTCCCAGGAGAGAAATGCCTTCGACTTCAGCAAAGGTGGGAGCAGAACAGTTGTTCCTGTACTGCAGGAGACTGCCAAAGACAGTCAGCCTGACACTGGCAGGAGGAAGCCACTGGGTCAAAACAGATCTTGTGCTCACAGTGTTGCCTGTGACTTGAAAAGCAAAGACTCTGAGaaagatgcagaagctggcacTGCTCACGGTCAGGATGTGCTGGTGGAAGTAAGCGACAGCTCCAGGACTCCTGATCTAGAACTGAGGAGGGACTCCCAGAGCTCCTCAGACTTCGAAATTCCCTTGACTCCTGGTGCTGAAGTGCCTCAGCCTGATAAACTGCACTGTTTATATAAGAAGCTAGCAGCAGGTGAAAACATACTCAATGAGAAAAAACTCTCCTGAAGGCAGGTATAGCTGATTACATCATGATAACAAATACTAGAATTGGTTTATTAAAATctgaattacttttctttttagtgCTGCAACTGTGCTGattcatgcatttttttcagaaatatcttACTGTCAGAATTAGGAATTTGCAGCCCGTGTAATGTCATCGTTCCTTCCATGAAATACCGGAAAGGAAGGATTTCTAGGAGGGACTGTAAAAGCCTTCTGTCTCCCAAGGTTCAGTTCTCTAGGACTGTAAGTAGACAAAAAAGGGACCAGACAAAACTGAGGGTGGAACATTAAATGAAATTTAGTGTTTATCATGAGCTCTAAGAGTTTGATATATATGTGATCTcaggtttttaaataaaatacactgCATTTTTAACTGCAGGGAGGAACACATCTTTCGGTAATGATCATGCAAACAAATGCAATAGTTGCACTTTGACTTTAATCCTGAGTTTTCACagcagttgtttttaaaaatttctctgagaattggtttgaggttttttaaaatcaaattgttCTTTTTAAGCAGTCTCTCTTTACACTTTACTCTGAGGAAGTGTTGTCATCTGATTTTAACTCCTGAATGAGATACTATACACCAGTCTGGTTTAATCTAACTCATTGTAAACAACTTGTCATCAAGTTCCTCCCTGTTTTGGTTTATTCTGAATTGTTTTTCAGAATGAACTTAAAgaacaacttaaaaataaaatcctgtgtcAGGTGGTTCCAAAGCCACCAGCCATAGCCTGCTCTGCAGGCGAACTCGCAGCAACAAAAGTGAACCTGTTGTCCCAGACAGGTTGTTGTTACTCAGGGCTCTCGTATTACCAAATTTCATCTCTTCTGAAACATTCTGCTGACGTGACTGAATTCAGACatgttcagatttcttttttaaatcaagacAATTGATTCTCCATGCATCTGTGCCAACATAACTCTTTGCCAAAATTCTTAGCTTCTAAAATGGAAATGCAAGTCAGGTTTTTGTTAAACTGCAGTGCCTACAAAAATGCCTaacagaagtaatttaaaaatccatGCGGTTTCTGCTCCATGTGGTCTTAAGCCCCAAAGACTTAAACAGATGTTTACGTTATGACAGCTCTCCCCTCTGAGTATGGCTCCAGTCTTTCTGCCGTCTTTAGCGATCCATGAATGTTAAACCAGCCAGCATTCTGCCGTTGGGAACAGGGAGggggcagaagaaaaaaattgttaccATCTATGTATGGTTTTGAGGATATTCAAGTCAATGTATTTCTCCACTGTCACCTTGCCCACTCTGTTCTTGGGATTTGTTAACATAATTTCCAAATGTGGTCTATCAACTTTTTTTAACAAGCTTGAGTGAGAGAAACTGCTGCTGTAATTACCTCTGTGAATAAAGTCATACAGAGCAGAATTTCTTCTGCTGGCCCGTTTCCTTAACTGCACTATACATATAAGTTCAGGGTTGTGTTTACAGCGTGCTTAAATATACAGGAACCCAGTCTGCTTTAGACAAGTGGACAGCGTAAATTTATACGAGTTCTTACCAGCCATAAACTGAAGAGGAAGCACATGACTTCCTCATGCTTACTCCACTACAGTCCTTGTGCTGCTAGAAAATTTGGGTACAGGACAGGAATTAAGAGGTGGCAGGCTTAAAGCAAATTCTACTGCTCCAGCTAATTTTAACAGgctaagatttcttttttgttaagaATGACAACAACAAGAGAAAaactaaatttaatttattttatcaaaAACTATAGGAAGATAGCAATACTAGAGATCACACATTATGAAGAGAAAATGTTCCTGAGCTTACAAACTGCATATTCTAATGTACACAGTCCTAAAATATACATTAGAAATAACCAAAAGACTGACTTAACTTTGAGATTAAATAAATAGACAATAGCTTTTCTTACAGGTGAGCTTGCAGCTTCAGTTttgctaccaaaaaaaaccccccagaatTAAACCCAACAAAAAAGAACAGCTAGAGGATAGATCACAGGTTACCAGTCTCCAAGAAGTGCATGTACACAACTGAAGTGGTGGCCCTAATGATGCTAACAGACCGCAAAGCGAAACAAAGGCAGAAGCTGGGCTGGTTTAGGCTCTTTATGGAATTGAAAATAAGCTTTGTCTCCTTTTTCTCATTTGGCAATTTTCCCCCGAACTcataaaaagagcaaaaaaagctttaaaagtgaCACGGTGTGCCGTTAAGCTAATTCAATGACCGCGCTGTGAATACGTAAATACAAAATACTGTTCAAGGCTCTAAACTGGAAACTGGATACATGGGTTTGcttcaaataaacacaaaatactGTTACCTCCCAGAACATAAATTAACGGTCCTTTATTTGTCGCGCTCGAGGTAACGCACATATCCTTAAAGAACAGCTGGTGGTAACATACACTGCCTCGGGAAAAAGGCAGATACTGAACTCAAGTACAACTACTAAGACTTTTATCTTTTAAAACGTGTTTACTTGCGATATTTAAATGAAACTGGGCATGAACACAGATAAACAAAAAGAGTGTCGAACCAGCCCTGCACAGGAGAGGCCAGAGAAACCGCTTTGTTCAGGAATCCATTTCTTGCCACAGCCACCCTCACCCTCCTGTACCGGCAGGAAGGCCGCGGACTGCAGCGGATTAAGGAGCTGGAGGCTGCAGACTCCATCCACGTGGAATGCATCGCTGAACCGGGCTACATGCAAGAGAAAGCACTAATGACTCCAAGTGCTGTAAGAACATTTGGAGTTTGTTAACTTAAATTAAAGCTCCATATTCCACTtcaaatttatgttaaaaaaaaataattaagagatGGGGCATGGTAAAAGTTGACTAGATTCAGGATTTATCCAAGTGTGTGGATATAGGTGAGCCTGGTAACGTCAAAGACTTTTAAATCTAAGCGaactttttcattaaataataataataattttaaaaattcatttatttcaagGTTTATATCTGTATTGTAGATTACAAAACATACACAGCACTTTCAGTggcccccactcctcaccccacCTGTGAAACTGATTTTGGCTAGTAGCATATAAAATTTCACTTTCTGCCAAAGAGCCAGATCTTCAGTGCAAATGCAACTGTGCTTCTTAATGAATAACCAACCTGTACTATCCTTTGAAACACTTTTTGGAGTGCTAGTAATTAACATGAAATTTAAGGCATTTTCTAACAAATTAAGTAAACTGTTACATGCTGGGTACTCAATTTCATTCACCTGAGCCAACAGCTGTGCACCTTATAAAGGTAACTAGCTGACCTATGATACATAGCTAGCATCCATTTATGGAGCATTTTATTCTGCCTGACGCTATCAACGTTTACATG from Athene noctua chromosome 3, bAthNoc1.hap1.1, whole genome shotgun sequence encodes the following:
- the DCLRE1C gene encoding protein artemis isoform X2, producing MSRFGGRVREYPAVSIDRFDRDNLRARAYFLSHCHKDHMKGLRAPALKRRLEGSLKVKLYCSPVTKELLLTSRKYKFWENHIVALEVETPTQISLVDETSGEKEDIEVTLLPAGHCPGSVMFLFEGENGTVLYTGDFRLAKGEAARMELLHSGTRVKDIQSVYLDTTFCDPKFYHIPSREECLNGILELVRSWTSLTRYHVVWLNCKAAYGYEYLFINLSEELGIKVHVNKLDMFRNMPEILYHVTTDRHTQIHACRHPRDDEYFRGNRLPCGMTCRNGTPLHIISIKPSTMWFGERIKKTNVIVRTGESTYRACFSFHSSYSEIKDFLSYICPVNVYPNVLPVGRTENEVMEILKPLCRSYRRNVEPRYKPLGTLKRVHKRDLSDTGKDEDDLFDSELTSARPKIPKQQRKESRPSSTGQSENAEGNINVTNVTESSKAITTYTSHTVDFMDCEESNDDDDEEESENNTVPVISCEPAATSTSNFNGVTSDHPESSADVPRWDAFFKCNNLEESSENEDNFPSSADAGGSQSLFSDSDGVSDSTHISSQNSSQSTHISEQGSQGWDSQMDTVLITSQERNAFDFSKGGSRTVVPVLQETAKDSQPDTGRRKPLGQNRSCAHSVACDLKSKDSEKDAEAGTAHGQDVLVEVSDSSRTPDLELRRDSQSSSDFEIPLTPGAEVPQPDKLHCLYKKLAAGENILNEKKLS
- the DCLRE1C gene encoding protein artemis isoform X1: MSRFGGRVREYPAVSIDRFDRDNLRARAYFLSHCHKDHMKGLRAPALKRRLEGSLKVKLYCSPVTKELLLTSRKYKFWENHIVALEVETPTQISLVDETSGEKEDIEVTLLPAGHCPGSVMFLFEGENGTVLYTGDFRLAKGEAARMELLHSGTRVKDIQSVYLDTTFCDPKFYHIPSREECLNGILELVRSWTSLTRYHVVWLNCKAAYGYEYLFINLSEELGIKVHVNKLDMFRNMPEILYHVTTDRHTQIHACRHPRDDEYFRGNRLPCGMTCRNGTPLHIISIKPSTMWFGERIKKTNVIVRTGESTYRACFSFHSSYSEIKDFLSYICPVNVYPNVLPVGRTENEVMEILKPLCRSYRRNVEPRYKPLGTLKRVHKRDLSDTDEDDLFDSELTSARPKIPKQQRKESRPSSTGQSENAEGNINVTNVTESSKAITTYTSHTVDFMDCEESNDDDDEEESENNTVPVISCEPAATSTSNFNGVTSDHPESSADVPRWDAFFKCNNLEESSENEDNFPSSADAGGSQSLFSDSDGVSDSTHISSQNSSQSTHISEQGSQGWDSQMDTVLITSQERNAFDFSKGGSRTVVPVLQETAKDSQPDTGRRKPLGQNRSCAHSVACDLKSKDSEKDAEAGTAHGQDVLVEVSDSSRTPDLELRRDSQSSSDFEIPLTPGAEVPQPDKLHCLYKKLAAGENILNEKKLS